The genome window CGCGGGTATCGCTTATCGTTGTGGGCGACGTTCTCTACACGATGTCTATCAACGTCAACTCGATGAACAAACTCAGTATCGTATCGACGCTCGTCGACGCCATCGTGGCGTTCTCCAAGGGGCGGCGCGTGAGCGGCGTTCTGCTTCTCGCCGCGGCCGCGCTCTCCTCGCGCGTACCGGGAATCGGGACGGCCGTCTCGATGCTGCTGCGGGTCTACCGACGAGTGCGATAGCCCGTTTTCACCCGGTCTCCGCTTCGACGCGCTCGACCGTCGCGTCCCGGTCGTCGACGAACGCGTCCTCCAGCGCCCGAGCGACCGCTTCGGCGTCTCCATCACCGCCGGCGCGGGCGACACTGCCGACCGAACCGGGGTCGAACGGAACCGCCAGCGCCGCGTACACCGGTTCCAGGACGCCGGCGATCTCCTCGTGGTCGGCGACGAGCACGCACCCGGAGACGAGCGCCGCGCCCCTGCGGACGCGCTGGGCGACGCCCGCGATTTTGCCCGCCGACTGCACCGAGTGAGCGCCCGGACAGAACGATTCGGGTGGTTCGCCCCGTTCGGCGTCGACCCCCACCGTCCGGAGTGCGCGAATCACCGTCGTCACCGCGTCGTCGTACCGCTGGTCCAGTCCGCGCCGCATGTCCTCGACCGGTCGGGCGTGCGCGAACGCGAGCGTCGTTCCGGTGTAGGCGACGGCACGACCGCCGACGCTCCGCTCGACGGGGGGGTACCCGCGCGCTTCGGCCGCCTCGCGGGCGGCGTCGTAGCGCTCGGCGCGCGCGTCGCGCCGTCCGAACGCGAGTTGCCGGTGCGGCGACCAGACGCGGAGCGCCGGGACGCCGGTCTCGGCGGCGTCTTCGAGCAGCGCCGCCGTCACGTCGCGGTCGGTCTCCGGGTCGCTCGCCCTGCCGCGTACGACTCGCATATCGCCCTCTGCGCGCCGAGCGAACCTAATCCTCTCGGCTTCCCGCTCCCGTGTTGCCGTTCTTCTCACTGCCGCCTCCGCCGGCTTCGACGGGGCTATAGCCTCGAACGCCCACCTCTCGCCAATGGCGGTCACGCTCTCTTCGCCCGTCGCCGAGCGCTATCGACGCTTCTCGCTGTACAACTCGCCGTACCCGGCGCACGACCGCGGCCGCGCCGTCGACTTCTACCCCGAGACGAACGAGGGGCTCTCGCCGATTTCGGGGGAGGTGCTGGACACGAAGTCGGTTCGCGCGCCGCCGAAACCGTACGCCGTCGAGCAGGACCATCTCATACTGGTCGCCGTCGACGAGGCGAACTCGCCGGGAGTTCGGTTCGACCGCGGAGAGCGGTCCGAAGACAGCGTCGACGGCGGCGACGGCGTCGGCGGCGGCGACAACGAGAGCGACCACGTCGCCCGAATCCTCCACGTCGACCCGGCGGTCGAACCCGGCGACTACGTCGAGGCGGGCGAGCCTCTCGGCGAGATGGTCCGGTCGGGCTTTTTCGGTCGGTGGGTCGACAACCACGTCCACCTCGGCTTCCGCCGCGCCGACCAGAACGCCTACCGCGCGGGCGGGTCGCTCCCGCTGACGCTCGACGTACCCGTCGAACCGCTCGCGTGGGACGGCACCGGAACCGTCGTCGAGGTCGGCGAGACGTACGCGCTCCTCGATGCGCCGGCACATCCCGACCCCGGTGCGTACTTCGCGGGCATCGCGGCCGACGACGGACGCGTTCTCGACGGCGGGTTGGCGCACTACGCCGGCGGCGGAGTGCTCTCGGCGGCGGACGGTCGCGCAGGTCGGGAACCGGCGGACGCACCGCTCTCGTTTCTCGGCTTTCCGGTCGGGTCCGTGGCCGGACGCGACGTGTGCTGGAACGATTTCGACGTGTTGGCCGACGGCGAGCGTGCGACCGGGCTCTCGCTGTTTCTCGCGCAGGATTCGGCGTTCGGGGCGAAACTCGTCTTCCACGAGGGCCACGCGTTCGCCGTCGGCGACGACGTCCGCGTCGAACTCGCGGAGAGCGACGACCCGATTCGTCTAGGGTGAGTGGACCGTCGAGACGGCGGAGGGGAGTCGACGGTAGGACAGAGTCGACGGTAGGGCGGAACGGCGGTAGGGCGGAACGGCGGTAGGGCGGAGGCGACGGAACAGA of Haloprofundus halophilus contains these proteins:
- a CDS encoding lipoate--protein ligase family protein; its protein translation is MRVVRGRASDPETDRDVTAALLEDAAETGVPALRVWSPHRQLAFGRRDARAERYDAAREAAEARGYPPVERSVGGRAVAYTGTTLAFAHARPVEDMRRGLDQRYDDAVTTVIRALRTVGVDAERGEPPESFCPGAHSVQSAGKIAGVAQRVRRGAALVSGCVLVADHEEIAGVLEPVYAALAVPFDPGSVGSVARAGGDGDAEAVARALEDAFVDDRDATVERVEAETG